Proteins from a genomic interval of Colletotrichum higginsianum IMI 349063 chromosome 6, whole genome shotgun sequence:
- a CDS encoding Clathrin adaptor complex small chain — MAIHYLILLSRQGKVRLAKWFTTLSPREKAKIVKDVSQLVLARRTRMCNFLEYKDSKIVYRRYASLFFIAGAASDDNELITLEIIHRYVEQMDKYYGNVCELDIIFSFTKAYYILDELLLAGELQESSKKNVLRCISQQDSLEDMEVEDEVTKIM, encoded by the exons ATGGCCATTCA CTACCTCATTCTTCTCTCCCGCCAGGGCAAAGTG CGCCTCGCAAAGTGGTTTACCACCCTGTCGCCCAGAGAGAAGGCCAAAATCGTCAAGGACGTTTCCCAGCTGGTTCTCGCCCGTAGAACTCGCATGTGCAACTTCCTCGAGTACAAGG ACTCCAAGATTGTTTACCGTCGATATGCCTCACTGTTCTTTATCGCTGGCGCCGCCTCGGACGACAACGAGCTGATCACCCTTGAAATCATCCACCGCTACGTCGAGCAGATGGACAAGTACTACGGCAACGTGTGCGAGCTGGATATCATCTTCTCTTTCACGAAAGCCTACTACATCTTGGACGAGCTGTTGTTGGCGGGAGAACTGCAAGAAAGTAGCAAAAAGAACGTGCTGCGATGTATATCCCAGCAGGACTCGCTTGAGGACATGGAG gtcgaggacgaagttACAAAGATCATGTAA
- a CDS encoding Glutamate-cysteine ligase modifier subunit, whose translation MTKLILSTGSNLELTNSLRSNFLAAQQDYSPAEDSSPIDDEPVNGNGVLNGHSNGFSHSDSGRPRIDVWTVRENDALYIPRIDWSYSGLQEESDNYDITVKLFFLPNAPAQDRARYVQDALSLVRKELGVTTIDLLIASFPGMSFEGDCEWEADKRNASQGNIDEEAATWTVLEDLYNRGEVKALGISEFGTEKLARFIKKVSVRPAVDQINIKDCCSVPPTLVKLAKAEGVELLVHTDCTDILPRGTLRDLLGHGLQGAGVLADPAEGKDGLEGDLTPEWVVKYTAFVKDRGVIENKGYFAGAELVETL comes from the exons ATGACGAAGCTGATTCTTTCCACGGG ATCGAATCTCGAACTGACCAACTCACTGCGGAGCAACTTCCTCGCTGCCCAGCAGGATTACTCGCCCGCCGAGGACTCTTCGCCTATCGACGATGAGCCCGTCAACGGGAACGGCGTCTTGAACGGTCACTCAAACGGCTTCTCCCACAGCGACTCTGGTCGGCCCCGCATCGATGTGTGGACCGTCCGCGAGAACGATGCTCTCTACATCCCCCGCATAGATTGGTCCTATTCCGGTCTGCAGGAGGAGTCCGACAACTACGACATTACCGTcaagctcttcttccttcccaACGCCCCCGCACAGGACCGCGCCCGGTATGTCCAGGATGCCTTGAGCCTCGTGCGAAAGGAGCTGGGCGTCACGACAATAGACCTGCTCATCGCTTCGTTCCCCGGCATGTCCTTTGAGGGCGACTGCGAATGGGAGGCTGACAAGCGCAACGCCTCCCAGGGCAacatcgacgaggaggccgcgaCGTGGACGGTGCTGGAGGATTTGTATAACCGgggcgaggtcaaggcccTCGGTATTTCCGAGTTCGGCACCGAAAAGCTGGCTAGGTTTATCAAGAAGGTCAGCGTCCGCCCGGCCGTCGACCAGATCAACATCAAGGACTGCTGCAGCGTGCCGCCCACGCTGGTCAAGTTGGCCAAGGCGGAGGGCGTTGAGCTACTCGTCCACACAGACTGCACCGACATCCTGCCCCGAGGCACCCTccgcgacctcctcggccacggcttGCAGGGCGCTGGAGTCCTCGCCGACcccgccgagggcaaggatgGTCTTGAGGGCGACCTCACGCCGGAGTGGGTTGTCAAGTACACTGCATTCGTGAAAGACCGGGGTGTTATCGAGAACAAGGGATACTTCGCTGGCGCGGAGCTGGTTGAGACCTTGTAG
- a CDS encoding Exosome complex exonuclease RRP4: MPITILAPRGTSSHHKPARYTAAADSDSDSDGGADIEGDIPMRPAKRARGDNYDIVTPGEIITDDPQWMRGHGTYITPTTTEIVSSVAGTVTRTNKLLSVRPLRARYTPEIGDLVVGRIVEVQAKRWRVDVGSSQLAILQISAINLPGGILRKRTDTDELQIRSFFAEGDLVVAEVQQLHQDGAASLHTRSLKYGKLRNGVFVAVTGTGGGGGVVRAKRQQWVMDAARGASKVHVTLGVNGFIWISKHVESDVPESVGLNRMEESVSANVYSSQNDRIDHETMREVARIRSVILALVENGLRVDEDMVVRGYKEAVDMGLESVEDDIYLGGERGKRLAEALLRE, translated from the exons ATGCCTATCACAATCCTCGCCCCGAGGGGCACGTCGTCACACCACAAGCCCGCACGctacaccgccgccgctgattCAGACTCGGACTCCGATGGTGGTGCCGACATCGAGGGCGACATCCCCATGCGCCCGGCGAAGCGCGCCCGCGGCGACAATTACGACATCGTCACCCCGGGTGAGATTATCACTGACGACCCCCAGTGGATGAG AGGACACGGAACCTACATAaccccaacgacgacggAAATCGTCTCCTCggtcgccggcaccgtcaccCGCACCAACAAGCTCCTCTCTGTTCGCCCTCTCCGCGCCCGCTATACCCCCGAGatcggcgacctcgtcgtcggccgcatCGTGGAAGTCCAAGCGAAGCGCTGgcgcgtcgacgtcggctcGTCGCAGCTCGCCATCCTCCAGATCTCCGCCATCAATCTGCCCGGCGGCATCCTCCGCAAGCGCACCGACACGGACGAGCTGCAAATCCGgtccttcttcgccgagggcgacctgGTGGTGGCCGAGGTCCAGCAGCTGCACCAAGACGGCGCAGCCAGCTTGCACACGCGGTCCCTCAAATACGGCAAGCTGCGCAAtggcgtcttcgtcgccgtcacgggcaccggcggcggtggcggcgttgtgCGGGCCAAGAGGCAGCAGTGGGTCATGGACGCGGCACGCGGCGCGAGCAAGGTGCACGTCACGCTCGGTGTCAACGGCTTCATCTGGATCAGCAAGCACGTCGAGAGTGATGTGCCTGAGAGCGTGGGGCTTAACCGCATGGAGGAGAGCGTCAGCGCCAACGTGTACTCGAGCCAGAATGACCGGATCGACCACGAGACCATGCGCGAGGTCGCGCGGATACGCAGCGTCATCCTGGCGCTGGTCGAGAATGGGCTGagggtcgacgaggacatggtCGTCAGGGGGTATAAAGAGGCGGTCGACATGGGGCTGGAgagcgtcgaggacgacatctaccttggcggcgagagggggaagaggcTCGCCGAGGCTTTGCTGAGGGAGTGA